From one Plasmodium malariae genome assembly, chromosome: 12 genomic stretch:
- the PmUG01_12042300 gene encoding conserved Plasmodium protein, unknown function: MDYTENEEKKEDYFDKITNFFNYFTLGGEDNTKAALESSDVERNNKGIKDYHRNSVQQVVYNLKLKRASVLKTPNRFSLDTSIIKNKEGAKNIEIEKKYLTNSAAKKCDEREKVAASQNVLHKKKSEKNKKNSEKDFYYPSSVDFAGGDIFHLKSENKKENTERKDGKGKKREKKKQDGEKRKKKEKCSDREGNRRIVKSEEMEEKEQEEKRWRKREEEKGQVKAHGKVEKEGEKEYKEVPGTGDEKEFKKEEKKEYKKKESGKKERKKGRDQKKAQEETETEREIQVQRTHEKKKKSKNIISSYEQNDLAKGSRLEENSNDEIGKSGIRNSTDSKELHDKNNEALNNNYFIKAYDELKINYISNSDKKYFSIRSNKQKDDIIKLPKLNLITPSRSSSSEENKTKHGNITTKNACDTF, translated from the exons ATGGATTATACGGAAAATGAAGAGAAGAAGGAGGACTATTTTgacaaaataacaaatttttttaattattttacattag GTGGTGAGGACAATACAAAAGCTGCACTTGAATCTTCGGATGttgaaagaaataataaaggaataaaagACTATCATCGAAATAGTGTTCAACAAGTTGTttacaatttaaaattaaaaagagcGTCAGTTTTGAAAACACCTAACCGATTTAGCTTAGATACTtccataataaaaaataaagaag gtgcgaaaaatatagaaatcgaaaaaaaatacctGACCAATTCAGCTGCTAAAAAGTGTGATGAGCGAGAAAAAGTGGCAGCTAGCCAAAATGTgttacacaaaaaaaagtcagaaaaaaataaaaaaaattccgaAAAGGATTTTTATTACCCTTCAAGTGTCGATTTTGCTGGTGGGGATATTTTTCATCTGAAAAGtgagaataaaaaagaaaatacagaAAGGAAGGATGGAAAGGGAaagaaaagggaaaaaaagaagcaggatggggaaaaaaggaaaaaaaaagaaaaatgcagCGACAGGGAGGGAAATCGAAGGATAGTAAAGAGTGAAGAGATGGAAGAGAAGGAGCAGGAGGAGAAAAGGTGGAGGAAAAGGGAGGAAGAAAAGGGACAAGTAAAGGCGCATGGAAAGGTGGAAAAGGAGGgggaaaaagaatataaagaGGTGCCAGGAACGGGGGATGAAAAAGAGTTtaaaaaggaggaaaaaaaagagtataaaaagaaggaaagtggaaagaaagaaaggaaaaaagggaGGGACCAAAAAAAAGCGCAAGAAGAAACAGAAACAGAACGAGAAATACAAGTGCAAAGaacacatgaaaaaaaaaaaaaaagcaaaaatataatttccaGTTACGAACAAAACGATCTAGCGAAAGGAAGCAGACTTGAAGAAAACAGTAATGATGAAATTGGAAAAAGCGGTATAAGGAATTCCACTGATTCAAAAGAATTGCATGATAAAAACAATGAAGCTTTAAACAATaactattttataaaagcGTATGATgaactaaaaataaattatatatctaataGTGACAAGAAGTATTTTAGTATAAGGAGTAACAAACAAAAAGacgatattataaaattgcCAAAGCTTAACTTAATAACCCCAAGCAGGTCTTCTTCAagtgaagaaaataaaacaaaacatggAAACATAACAACTAAAAATGCATGTGACACGTTTTGA
- the PmUG01_12042000 gene encoding conserved Plasmodium protein, unknown function, with product MEYLSKLYVKHVGKEKEDEYYDNNTVRKIKLKNCCKRWSNNMNNKNILLNYKNEIDENSFLQIFERTWKLLFKEENKKAQLLYHKEEENIYNLPNFLIIDSINNNIDDEGDSDDNFVLDEVDNNADCFLNHDENDEGHCALLGSDEDGSGKISVDSGSTSIVKNGIHSIDEIGSPIMDGTGSPNMDEIGSPIMDETGRISINNTKNSIINNVANTSISNTSNSNNCLNAPSNQTEERKIRLNKNNPINKKYIDIYHKHDNSYSFYNKEIDDFLILPDLSPNNDEEEIDKTKIYDEMFNLKTSIVISKNEIHEDSEECNVSGDGNISGNSNSSSNSSSNSSSNSNSNSNSNSNSNSSSNSINDSINDSSSNSSSNNSSNNSSNSSSNNSSNIDSTSDEAVMVNTPNASNADNKDNYCSVSGEDKFQVEEQTMEEAIGLS from the coding sequence ATGGAATACTTAAGCAAGTTATACGTAAAACACGTCGGGAAAGAAAAGGAGGATGAATATTACGATAACAACACAGtgaggaaaataaaattgaaaaattgtTGTAAAAGATGGAgcaataatatgaataataaaaatattttacttaattataaaaacgaaattgatgaaaattcatttttacaaattttcgAAAGAACATGGAAACTACTTTTTAAAGAAGAGAATAAAAAAGCTCAGTTACTTTATCATAAAGAAgaggaaaatatatacaacttgccaaattttttaattatagatagtattaataataacatagaTGATGAAGGTGATAGTGATGATAATTTCGTGTTAGATGAAGTAGACAACAATGCCGATTGTTTTCTGAACCACGACGAAAATGATGAGGGGCATTGTGCATTATTGGGAAGTGATGAGGATGGCAGTGGTAAAATTAGTGTTGATAGTGGTAGTACCAGCATTGTTAAAAACGGAATCCACAGCATTGATGAAATTGGAAGCCCCATCATGGATGGAACTGGAAGCCCCAACATGGATGAAATTGGAAGCCCCATCATGGATGAAACTGGAAGGATCAGCATTAATAACACAAAAAACAGCATCATTAATAATGTAGCCAATACCAGTATTAGCAATACTAGCAACAGTAACAACTGCTTGAATGCCCCCTCAAACCAAACAgaggaaagaaaaattagattaaacaaaaataatcccataaataagaaatatatcgatatatatcataaacaCGATAATTCCTATAGTTTTTACAACAAAGAAATAGACGACTTTTTAATTCTGCCTGACCTTTCGCCGAATAATGATGAGGAAGAAATTGACAAAACTAAAATATACGATGAAatgtttaatttaaaaactaGCATTGTGATAAGTAAAAACGAGATTCACGAGGACTCGGAGGAGTGTAATGTTAGCGGAGACGGTAACATAAGCGGAAATAGCAACAGCAGTAGTAACAGCAGTAGTAACAGCAGTAGTAACAGCAATAGCAACAGCAATAGCAACAGCAATAGCAACAGCAGTAGTAACAGCATTAACGACAGCATTAACGACAGCAGTAGCAACAGCAGTAGCAACAACAGTAGCAACAACAGTAGCAACAGCAGTAGCAACAACAGTAGTAATATTGACAGCACATCCGACGAAGCTGTAATGGTAAACACACCAAATGCAAGTAATGCTGATAATAAAGATAATTATTGTAGCGTAAGCGGTGAAGATAAATTTCAAGTAGAAGAACAAACTATGGAAGAGGCTATCGGGTTATCGTAA
- the PmUG01_12042400 gene encoding conserved Plasmodium protein, unknown function, with protein MVSYDDITQTLLIDRIKIQYDSSSQWNKYLKYSLRNPHSFTYPESSHLNSFDNADFNYFNSAFLSKGYKLNNVDKLNRDYDEEKGERYLFEVEKYEEENLNKDEDILIRKIVCLFKECMYYFMSFNEKDGQVLEKSFRNTNKKDIKDSSAYELLKSLNDCIVQLHDSKIKKNQALIMTSEFCGIFTPKYVKLTKYSDSFLNLLKENNIKYFDLFYEEIKYNDLYKHKKEHYDFLKNSSFVPLTKGEISLANKKNALNNNLHNIKKKDEENVSDKKYIASENYKYDKNKNCGSGTVLIKNNADAKGENERGKKKKKKKKGKEVGAGGKVETEVDIDVDSETEKQLDCSENEKRCCYTNVHVPVKGEENTNNRIAKETTDDVNNGNCRNKKGDKGIIEHSDNRKTKKKRKREDDKKKFKVNKKKRKNEKVKTKKGKNSVCSEMDNRTVNDTVNNHVNSAFNDEKRGEELGLVLYENEEICNYLNIKNENKEIGKNEYRDINNNNEKFAKNVKIFNLLNKRIDAKEYIYNELKSDFMKEINLPNKFNYDVNVIEIFEKDVKNFYRCVVKHINKKKEKIKIYYIISNFLFFFSKMHKNTINFDDNIHKDINRNFDYKSIIIQGNMLPYNFYLLLKALHLMSVHELVKNFYITVDYDERKNKCLHFLNISENKFYENFKKFEKNIKSNFIYVHKFLHNMIPINKFLISKGNLYKNLENLPFSFENNDLLQLAYNNKSFYHNNDALVLYDENSNNDDVKNNFIGNNTSTSAVIPISGLTNAATMLCNASYIIYDCTNAHKGIENLKRNCKIIDDKELHKIMIELTDLNDNYTKILLKEKKILFLVESYGNNNTLFDNLLFNSIFFDTYISLICVYYINNYVKKVEDLKHIPLFKPSYFNLLVNQIKRRKNQKKMKKHSGKNEHTVDKLCNNFFKNSFNKILSSKIEEERTVDIRNANLLRENMNIQGEMNEQGEMKEEDSLNGTDNKNKIHHTTNDINIDTSKNKEYINSKSDNNGPEKSMNNLNNSIKAKGEQKNLNENENSYENYLQDRVSNIIINEAVVTKKEFNDFIICIFVFINENSSSVSEEEKEMRELILYVLKIKENENVGNKLKCIFKYRNNISDAITLSEIEIRKYDYAKICIMGLILNNDISNPNLQTDINNLYYLNEALHQKYFARKFEIQTKIFTFYWIYDVHVYGSIFLKKKEVNHMIRKVGSTYQLPYRVEWKSKLLWGYYFYIIQDSVESKYSEEVVLKLREEGINIKLCSEQFDVKYVEEDIKEILNMHNLEFKDLKYLNKNTFMNIIFLIENGHLTYFSFINTDNIHIYQRNNYLCIQLFKTKITFPSFSLNTPLLNDSWLIDVLSKQTLLPFNDYFYKF; from the exons ATGGTGAGTTATGATGATATTACTCAGACGTTATTAATAGACCgcataaaaatacaatatgACTCAAGTAGTCAAtggaataaatatttaaaatatagtttAAGAAACCCTCACTCTTTCACCTACCCAGAGAGTTCACACCTTAATAGTT TTGACAATGCCGACTTCAATTACTTTAATTCGGCTTTTTTATCAAAGGGCTATAAGTTAAATAATGTGGACAAGTTGAACAGGGACTATGATGag GAAAAAGGAGAAAGGTACTTATTTGAAGtcgaaaaatatgaagaagaGAATTTAAACAAAGATGAAGACAtattaattagaaaaatcgtttgtttatttaaagaatgtatgtattatttcaTGAGCTTTAATGAAAAAGACGGTCAAGTATTGGAAAAGTCCTTTagaaatacaaataaaaaagatattaagGACAGTAGTGCATACGaacttttaaaaagtttaaatgACTGCATAGTACAATTACACGATtctaagataaaaaaaaatcaagcATTAATTATGACTAGCGAATTTTGTGGTATTTTTACTCCGAAATATGTGAAATTAACAAAGTATTCTGACagctttttaaatttattaaaagaaaataatataaaatattttgatttattttatgaagaaattaaatacaatgatttatacaaacataaaaaagagcattatgattttttaaaaaactctTCATTTGTTCCTTTAACAAAGGGAGAAATTTCGCTagctaataaaaaaaatgcattaaataataatttgcataatattaaaaagaaagacGAGGAAAACGTaagtgataaaaaatatattgccAGTGAAAActataaatatgataaaaataaaaattgtggTTCGGGCACAgtcttaataaaaaataatgctgACGCAAAGGGCGAAAACGAgagagggaaaaaaaaaaaaaaaaaaaaaaaagggaaagaaGTAGGAGCAGGAGGAAAAGTAGAAACAGAAGTAGACATAGACGTAGACTCAGAAACCGAAAAACAACTCGACTGCTccgaaaatgaaaaaagatgTTGTTATACCAATGTGCACGTTCCAGTAAAGGGGGAAGAAAACACCAATAACCGCATTGCTAAGGAAACGACTGACGATGTGAACAACGGAAATTGCAGGAATAAGAAGGGAGATAAAGGAATTATTGAACACAGCGATAACCGCAAgacaaagaaaaagagaaaaagggaggatgataaaaaaaaatttaaagttaataaaaaaaaaagaaaaaatgaaaaagtaaagACAAAGAAGGGGAAAAATTCTGTTTGCAGTGAAATGGACAATCGTACCGTAAATGATACTGTTAACAACCATGTGAACAGTGCGTTCAATGATGAGAAGCGAGGAGAAGAATTGGGACTAGTACTGTacgaaaatgaagaaatatgcaactatttaaatattaaaaatgaaaataaggaGATaggtaaaaatgaatataggGATATAAATAACAACAACGAAAAGTTTgcaaaaaatgtgaaaattttcaacttgttaaataaaagaatagaCGCAAAGgagtatatatacaatgaACTAAAGAGCGATTTtatgaaagaaataaatttgcCCAATAAATTTAACTATGATGTAAATGTTATAGAGATATTTGAAAAAGACGTTAAGAATTTTTACAGATGTGTAGTGAagcatattaataaaaaaaaagagaaaataaaaatatattatataataagtaattttttattttttttttcgaaaatgcataaaaataCAATCAATTTTGATGACAACATTCACAAAGATATCAATCGAAATTTTGATTATAAgagtataataatacaagGGAACATGTTGCCGTATaacttttatcttttattaaaGGCTTTACATTTAATGAGTGTACATGAACTTGTAAAGAATTTTTACATAACTGTAGATTATGacgaaagaaaaaataaatgtcttcatttcttaaatatatctgagaataaattttatgaaaattttaaaaagtttgaaaaaaacattaagtctaattttatatatgttcataaatttttacacAATATGATAccaataaataaattcttaATATCTAAAGgaaatttgtataaaaatttgGAAAACTTGCCATTTTCTTTTGAAAACAACGACTTACTACAATtagcatataataataaatcttTTTACCATAACAATGATGCGTTAGTATTATATGACGAGAATAGCAACAATGATGatgttaaaaataactttATAGGTAATAATACATCCACAAGTGCAGTTATTCCAATCAGTGGACTCACTAATGCTGCTACTATGTTATGTAACGCTAGttacattatatatgatTGTACTAATGCACATAAGGgaatagaaaatttaaaaaggaacTGCAAAATAATAGACGATAAAGAATTGCATAAAATAATGATTGAGTTAACCGATTTAAATGACAATtacacaaaaattttattaaaagaaaaaaaaatactatttttgGTAGAGTCCTATGGAAATAATAACACACTTTTTGAcaatttgttatttaattctattttttttgacaCATATATTTCTCTAATTtgtgtttattatataaataattatgtgaAAAAAGTGGAAGACCTCAAACATATTCCATTGTTTAAACCctcttattttaatttattggTTAATCAGataaagagaagaaaaaatcaaaaaaaaatgaaaaagcaCAGTGGAAAAAACGAGCATACTGTAGATAAGCTatgtaacaatttttttaaaaattcttttaacaaaatattaagcTCAAAAATTGAGGAAGAACGAACTGTGGATATTAGGAATGCCAATTTGCTTAgagaaaatatgaacatacaAGGTGAAATGAACGAGCAAGGTGAGATGAAAGAAGAAGACAGTCTCAATGGTAcagataataaaaacaaaatacacCACACAACGAACGACATAAACATAGATACAAGCaaaaataaggaatatataaacaGTAAAAGTGATAATAATGGACCTGAAAAATCGATGAATAATTTGAACAATAGTATAAAAGCGAAAggagaacaaaaaaatttaaatgaaaatgaaaatagttatgaaaattatttacaagaTAGAGTAAGtaacataattataaatgaagcagttgtaacaaaaaaagagttcaatgattttataatttgtatatttgtttttataaatgaaaattcttCTTCTGTTagtgaagaagaaaaagaaatgcgtgaattaatattgtatgtgttaaaaattaaagaaaatgaaaatgtgggaaataaattgaaatgtatttttaaatatagaaataatataagtgATGCAATTACGTTAAGTGAAAtagaaataagaaaatatgattatgcaaaaatatgtataatgggattaatattaaataatgatatatctAATCCAAATTTACAGACGgacataaataatttgtattatttaaatgaagcGTTACATCAAAAGTATTTTGCGCGCAAATTTGAAATTCAAACGAAAATTTTTACGTTTTATTGGATATATGACGTTCATGTATATGgctcaatatttttaaaaaagaaagaggTAAATCACATGATAAGAAAAGTTGGTAGCACGTATCAGTTGCCCTACCGTGTGGAG TGGAAAAGCAAACTGCTGTGgggatattatttttacataattcaAGATAGTGTAGAAAGTAAATACTCAGAAGAAGTGGTTTTAAAATTAAGAGAAGaaggaataaatataaaattatgtagcGAACAGTTTGATGTTAAATATGTTGAAGAAgatattaaagaaattttGAACATGCATAATCTAGAATTCAAAgacttaaaatatttgaataaaaatacatttatgaatattattttcttaattgaAAATGGACATTTAACATATTTcagttttataaatacagataatatacatatataccagagaaataattatttgtgcattcaactttttaaaacaaaaattacatTTCCATCGTTTAGTTTGAACACCCCTTTGTTAAATGACTCCTGGCTGATAGACGTTTTGTCAAAGCAAACATTACTGCCTTTTAACGATTATTTCTacaaattttga
- the DHHC5 gene encoding palmitoyltransferase DHHC5, putative: protein MNISHPVSAERVNTKEILFELVKRRDDNIYSILERDKNLINYQDENGNSLLHWAVFLNSTYLTCYLLENSKKKEIKNTLRNEYNLYMKNEGEKKEYIKSSNGQTPIFWAVCSNNVFMIYLLKNYGCNLYENDNKGYNCLTVSVQYNSILSFLYLLHLNFTITHKDFNNCSVLDWAAYNNNVFFLRLFSIFVNDFYSTNLTEPSSILHKAIIGNAYEAVVYLTLNSLQSIYDVGTDDSKTIIEFIDENKDKVDPRIYNFLKYKKIQQMSKKNNRKRINFLYESNGTIGLYKIKKKKNLPLLHNIRDKYAQNKFLLLYPFLVLLTYLHFNLVYFFYIRVQLAKKSIFLDVFHPLLFITYYFVVSSNPGYLENTQSAFYKGKNVEACEGKALLDGAEQGDGDVVLVRCQERQARLDKNGQHNKSNHAHNKKKEKKKGHNNNEQGKNCFAQMPNFIFEYIMKNIEEEIKLYEKKNKLIEFCKNVKYGNIVDLKKDLEIKWEVCAFEISSFDINMLCPTCFLFKNIRTKHCRYCDKCIDIFDHHCVFTLNCMGIDNSRIFLSWIVSNILFSFYTLYLYIWFFINYPINYEQFIFYVNLTVIILSLLLIYFMGSVFIRSVFNILENITSNEKFKMYSSNIFFTYHLKMDKNNEPIIVRKFKNPFDQGIYFNVLHFLTKSKENLTKKKVQYIQIDESVGSGPMRAFVEKLNAKLSELQTKKKKVKEYAPLGGEARRLVAVRKEGI from the exons atgaatatttctCATCCTGTTTCTGCTGAAAGGGTTAatacaaaagaaatattatttgagTTAGTGAAGCGGAGGGATGATAATATTTACAGTATTTTAGAACGGGATAAGAATTTGATTAACTATCAAGATGAAAATG GAAACAGCTTACTCCACTGGGCGGTTTTTTTAAACAGTACTTATTTAACATGCTACTTATtagaaaatagtaaaaaaaaagaaataaaaaatacgcTACGAAATGAATACAACCTTTACATGAAAAATGAGGGTGAAAAAAAGGAGT ACATAAAATCTAGCAATGGGCAAACACCCATATTTTGGGCTGTATGTTCAAATAACGtttttatgatttatttattgaaaaattatgggtgcaatttatatgaaaacgATAATAAAGGTTATAACTGCTTAACAGTCAGTGTCCAGTATAATTCCATTTTGagctttttatatttactacaTCTTAACTTTACAATAACACATAAAGATTTTAACAATTGTTCTGTTCTTGACTGGGCTGCTTATAACAACAACGTTTTTTTCCTTCgacttttttcaatttttgtgAATGACTTTTACTCAACTAATTTGACCGAACCCTCGTCTATTCTCCACAAGGCTATTATTGGAAACGCTTATGAAGCAGTTGTTTATTTAACGCTTAACAGTCTCCAGAGTATATATGACGTCGGAACAGATGATAGT aaaactATTATCGAATTCATTGACGAAAACAAAGATAAAGTAGATCCaagaatttataattttcttaagtacaaaaaaatacaacagatgtccaaaaaaaataacagaaaaagaataaactTCTTATATGAATCCAATGGAACAATAGGCCTctataaaattaagaaaaagaaaaac TTACCCCTCCTACATAACATACGCGATAAGTACGCCCAGAATAAATTCCTTCTGTTATACCCCTTTCTCGTTCTTTTAACTTATCTTCATTTTAACTTGgtctatttcttttat ATAAGAGTGCAGCTAGCAAAGAAGAGCATATTTTTAGATGTATTTCATCCATTACTATTTATAACTTACTATTTCGTTGTATCCAGTAATCCAGGTTATTTAGAGAATACGCAAAGCGCTTTTTACAAAGGGAAAAATGTGGAAGCGTGCGAAGGAAAAGCATTACTCGATGGTGCGGAACAAGGAGATGGTGATGTGGTACTAGTGCGGTGTCAAGAGAGACAAGCGCGATTGGACAAAAATGGTCAGCATAATAAATCCAACCATGcacataacaaaaaaaaagaaaaaaaaaaaggacataATAACAATGAGCAGGGGAAAAATTGCTTTGCACAAATgccaaattttatttttgaatatattatgaaaaacatTGAAGAGgagataaaattatatgaaaagaaaaacaaattaattgaattttgtaaaaatgttaaatatggaaatattGTAGACTTAAAAAAAGACTTAGAAATAAAATGGGAAGTGTGTGCATTTGAAATATCATCATTTgatattaatatgttatgTCCAACgtgtttcctttttaaaaatataagaacaaAGCATTGTCGTTATTGTGACAAGtgtatagatatatttgATCATCACTGTGTATTTACATTAAATTGTATGGGTATAGATAACTCAAGAATATTCCTAAGTTGGATAGTAtcgaatattttattttcattttatactttatatCTTTACATTTggttttttataaattatccaataaattatgaacagttcatattttatgttaatcttactgtaattatattatcactgctgttaatatattttatgggAAGTGTTTTTATACGGTCAGTTTTTAATATACTGGAAAATATAACATcgaatgaaaaatttaaaatgtattcctccaatatatttttcacttatcatttaaaaatggaCAAAAATAATGAGCCCATCATTGTAAGGAAATTTAAAAATCCATTTGACCAaggcatatattttaacgtactacattttttaacaaaatcgAAGGAAAATCTgaccaaaaaaaaagtgcagTATATTCAAATTGACGAAAGTGTTGGAAGTGGTCCTATGCGAGCCTTTGTCGAAAAGTTGAATGCAAAACTGAGTGAgttacaaacaaaaaaaaaaaaggttaagGAGTATGCCCCTCTTGGGGGGGAAGCACGACGGCTGGTGGCTGTTCGGAAGGAAGGCATTtga
- the PmUG01_12042100 gene encoding conserved Plasmodium protein, unknown function — protein MEYRDDDNKHEEIVYFYQWVEALTNKSKKKDISFFIHGLYNVIYDEGNEEEQELTSEQLKEKKNSSLHLPISSCSYTIYEKLCSGIRYFEMVIQQNGKRGDEEMDLNISNKELSCLCGERNLYLISDLLQQISVFCMKNKNEMIILSFLQHGGGSERDKERGTGNSRQNDNNKNRKGSNSGKTQEDYPASNSLTTLIMQALDIYIYLYLRDYLKYSEMEENYNVLYFYNDKERIINLSKYNFNIDHFDIREWVFNNMSLLLPSKRIEEVEADEVYAQKWQETNTISPVDRIKKRGGPSILSSVGRTQERGANTLSLPRNTQERGEKIILADGYTQEKSSSNLSQHHHLSLFRLNSMTSEKTQKSSCKIEINKKLPNIILGNHTKGASANFINTSAENNNNLYINGHNNTTVYINDPNKNSGNINDSNKNGSNYYNKHRHSPDERPPNSNNSTLHYLKYSNEDYDRATLHTLSTYDCNLNTCKQFIGHYNLSLTSYVVDVSKEMVLHNSPFIFTKKKLKYLPEQSYKKEFAHISKNNDYYYVVKIEKEDIQDVLSYIHKNIDKKICTNFVSVLTANLSVSNIFKIVRINLKRAMN, from the coding sequence ATGGAATACAGGGATGATGACAATAAGCATGAGGAAATAGTTTATTTTTACCAGTGGGTTGAAGCACTTACGAATAAGAGTAAAAAGAAAGACATAAGTTTTTTCATTCACGggttatataatgtaatatatgatGAGGGTAATGAAGAAGAGCAAGAACTTACAAGTGAACAGTtgaaagagaagaaaaatagCAGTCTTCATCTTCCTATTTCTAGTTGTAGTTATACCATATATGAGAAACTGTGCTCTGGTATTCGCTACTTCGAAATGGTTATACAACAAAATGGGAAGAGAGGAGATGAAGAAATGGACCTAAACATTTCCAACAAAGAATTAAGTTGTTTGTGTGGAGAAAGAAACCTTTACCTCATTTCGGACCTCTTACAGCAAATCAGCGTGTTTTgcatgaaaaataaaaacgaaaTGATTATCTTGTCCTTCCTGCAACATGGGGGTGGTAGTGAGAGAGACAAAGAAAGAGGCACCGGAAACAGTAGGCAAAatgacaataataaaaataggaaagGATCCAATAGTGGGAAAACCCAGGAAGACTACCCTGCAAGCAATAGCCTAACCACCCTGATCATGCAGGCGTTagacatatacatatatttatacttaaGGGACTATTTAAAGTACTCTGAGATGGAAGAGaattataatgttttatatttttacaatgataaagaaagaattataaatttaagtaAATACAATTTCAACATTGACCATTTCGATATACGTGAATGGGTTTTTAATAACATGTCTTTGTTGTTACCATCAAAAAGGATTGAAGAAGTTGAGGCAGATGAAGTATATGCTCAAAAATGGCAGGAAACAAATACTATTTCGCCCGTTGATAGGATTAAGAAGAGAGGTGGACCAAGCATCCTTTCATCTGTAGGACGTACTCAAGAGAGGGGAGCAAACACCCTTTCACTTCCTAGAAATACCCAGGAAAGGGGGGAGAAAATCATTTTAGCAGATGGATATACTCAGGAGAAATCCTCTTCAAATCTATCACAACATCATCACCTGTCCTTATTTCGCTTGAATTCTATGACAAGCGAAAAAACTCAAAAATCGTCTTGCAAAATAGAAATTAATAAGAAGCTTCCCAATATAATACTAGGTAATCACACTAAAGGGGCTTCCGCTAACTTTATTAACACATCAGCagagaataataataatttatatattaatggtcataataatactactgtatatattaatgatcCAAATAAGAATAGTggaaatattaatgatagtaataaaaatggtaGTAATTACTATAATAAGCACAGACATAGCCCCGACGAGAGACCCCCAAACTCCAATAATAGTACGTTGCATTATTTGAAATACTCAAACGAGGATTACGACAGAGCTACTTTGCACACATTGTCAACATATGATTGTAATTTAAATACATGTAAACAATTTATTGGAcattataatttatcattaaCTTCTTACGTGGTTGATGTGTCAAAAGAAATGGTATTACATAATTcaccttttatatttacaaagaAGAAATTAAAGTATTTACCTGAACagtcatataaaaaagaattcgCACATATTTCCAAAAATAacgattattattatgtcgTAAAAATTGAGAAGGAAGACATACAAGATGTTCTctcatatattcataaaaatatagataaaaaaatatgcaccAATTTTGTGAGTGTTCTCACGGCAAATCTTAGCGTTAGCAATATTTTCAAGATTGTGCGGATTAATTTGAAGCGCGCAATGAattaa